The sequence below is a genomic window from Acidobacteriota bacterium.
TCTTCCGGGCGCCGTGGTCCGAGTTGGCGGGGGAGGACTTGGTGCAGGCCGTCAGCCGCCTCGCCGCCGCGCTGCCGGAGGACGGTTCCCCGCCGGCGAAGACCGTGGTCGACGGAGCACTACGCGCCCGCCGCACCAAGCTGCCTTTCTATCCCGGCTGGAACGCTTTGGAGGTCTTGCTGCTCACCGAGGAAGGAACCGTCGCCGCCGCCGTCGCCGTGGAGGGGGAAGAGCACGTCCTGATGCTTCAGGGAACCTCACCGCCGCTGCATTATCTGAACCACGAGCTGCCCATCGTCCTGGAAACCCCGGAGCAGGCCGACGCCTATGTGCGCTTTTTCTGCGGCGCCGTTCACGGTGAGGAAGGGCCGTTCCGCCTGATCACCGATACGGAGGACATCCTGCCCCTCCTTCCGCCGGATACCGATTGGCAGGTCTCGACCATCGAGGAGCACCTCCACCCCCTGGAGCTGGAGCCCCAGGAGGACGGTTTCTGGGCTGCCTCCGCTGCGGTGCAGTACTCCAATGCATTGTTCGACGCGGACTTCAAGATCTATCCCACCGGCATGGTGGAGATGCTCGACGACTCTCCGCTGACGACCGGTCTTCCCATCATCGGGGAGAAGTTCGTGGACGATTTGCGGCGCGTCTCGGCACCGCCTACTCCGCTGCAGGACAACGAGCTGATGGCTTTGGAAGCCCGGCTCTCAGACGCTCCGGATGCATCCCCGTGGCCGTTCCCACCGTTGATCACCATCCTCGACGGATGGGAGGACGATGGGGTTTCCGAGACGGTGACGACGGTGGGCGAGCTCGCCCAGGTACTTCGCTCCGACCACGACCTGCCGCGGGAGGTCCTGGTGGAACACACCCTGCGCTCGCGGCGCTTGGCCCTGCCCTTCTATGCGGGATGGAGCCTGGTGGAGCTGCTGGTGCGCCGGGGCGATCAGCTGGTGTCGTTGGTGGTCCTGGACAGCGAAGACGCTCTCCGGCTCCTCGACGGAACCCCCGCCCAGCTCCATGCCCTCAACAAGGAGCTGCCAATCCAGATCGACGGCGCCGAGCAGGCCACCGCCTACCTGGAGCTCTTCTGCAATGTCACCCAGGGCGAAGGCGGCCCCTTCCGCATCGTTCGGACTGCCGAAGGCCTGGCGGGCCACGGTCTGCCGGAGAGCGCCGACACCCTGCTCGAAACCTTCGGCGCGCAGATCCAATCCCCGGAGCCGGAGCAGGAAGACGATGGCTCGTGGCAGTCCCAGGCCTCCGTGCTCTACGGCACCTACCTATTCGCCGCGGAGTTCAAGATCCACCCCACGGGAGAGGTGGAGATGGTGGACGACGAGCCCATCGCCAGCGAGCTGCCGGTCTACGCGATCAGCATCGACGGTGGTATCCGCCGCAACGAGGTCGAGCACTAGGAATCTATGCCGATATCGGGGCAGCGGGCCGCCCCGCCAGTAAGCCGGCGACACTGAGATCTTCGTCCGCATCCGGCCAATGGATACCCTCGCCATCACCGAGCAGCTCCCAACGGTTCCTAGCTTCTGGTGGAGCCTCCAGGAGCCGAGGAAACCAGGTCAACGGCACACAGACCCGGCGACCGTCTACCAGCACAACCTTCAGCTCTTCATCGGTAACCGTCACCTGATCGGCCAGGGGGGTCAGCTCAGTCACATCGACTCTCCGAGAGCCCGCTACCGATCCGGCTTCTGCTCCCGGGAGAAGTAGTCCTTGCTCATGGCCACCACCGAGCCGGAAAGCAGGATCAGCGCGATGAGGTTGGGGAAGGACATGAGGCCTAGGGCCACGTCTCCAATGGTCCACACCGCCTCCAAGGGCAGGATCGCCCCGAGGAAGAAGAAGCCCACGAAGACCCATCGGTAGACGGGGATGAAGCGGCTGCCGAATAAGTACTCCGTCGCCCGGTCGCCGTAGTAGGACCAGGAGATGGCCGTCGACACCGCGAAGAGCAGCACCGCAATGATCACGATCCACTGCCCCACCGGGCCCAAGCCCTTCATGAAGCCGTGGGTGGTGAGCTCGGCGCCGGTGAGGAAGACCTCACCTCGGACCGTCGGCTCGACGCCACCGCCCTCGGCGGCCAAGATCTTGGCTTCCGGGTCGTAGCGCAGAGCGCCGTTCCAGGGAGCTCCGGCCTCGTCCTCCAGGCGCAGGTTCTCGACGAAGCCGTCGAAGACCACCAGGCCGACGCCGTCCAAACGCCCGTCCTGCACCGGCAGGCTCGCCGCCTCAGAATCGGCGCCGCGCAGCTCGAGGAGCTCTTGATCACTGGCGGGATTGCCCATCAGGGCCTCCGCGGTGTACACCGGGAAGGTGCGCTCGACCTTGTCCTTGTAGGCACCGCTGCTGATGATCACCAGGCCGGTCATGGTGCAGATCACCAGGGTGTCGATGAACGGTCCCAGGGAAGCCACCAGGCCCTCCCGCACCGGCTCGTCGGTCTTTGCGGTGGCGTGGGCGATGGGAGCGCTACCCTGCCCTGCCTCGTTGCTGAACAAACCTCGTCGGACGCCCCACATCAAGGTCAATAGGAACGAGGCGACACCGCCGCCGGCTACCGACGTCGGGTTGAACGCTTCCGTGACGATGAGGGCGAAGCTGCTGGGGATATCACCGATATTGAGGATCAGGATCACGGTGGCACCGAGGACGTAGGCGGCGGCCATGCCCGGGGCCAGGAAGGAAGTGACCCGGCCGATGCGCTGGATGCCGCCGATGATCACCATCGCAACCACGGTGGCGAAGAAGAGCGCCGACCACACCGCGGGAATCGCCAGCGGACTCTGCTCCAGACTCACCGCCATGGTGTTGCTCTGATTCATGTTGCCGCTGCCGAAGGAGCAAATCACCGCCAGAGCAGCGAAGAAGACCGCCATGGGCTTCCAGGCTTTGCCCAGGCCCATCTCGATGTAGTACATCGGTCCACCGGAGACCGAGCCGTCCTCGTGAACCTTGCGGTATTTGATCGCCAGGGTGCACTCGGCGAACTTCAGCGCCATACCGAAGAAGGCGGTAACCCACATCCAGAACAGCGCCCCGGGGCCACCCATGCGGATGGCGATGCCGACGCCGGCGATATTACCGATGCCGACGGTGGCGGAAAGGGCGGTGCTCAGGGCCTGGTAGTGCTTGAGATCGCCGTCGTCGTTGGGATCGTCGTATTTGCCCCGGGTGATGTCGATGGCGTGTCGAAAACCGCGCACCTGGACGAAGGCCAGCCGCAGGGTGATGAAC
It includes:
- a CDS encoding sodium:alanine symporter family protein; the encoded protein is MRDFIESIAAAISEGVSTTLGPPADFLAGYVWNWPSQAPLLAIVLLLTGLFITLRLAFVQVRGFRHAIDITRGKYDDPNDDGDLKHYQALSTALSATVGIGNIAGVGIAIRMGGPGALFWMWVTAFFGMALKFAECTLAIKYRKVHEDGSVSGGPMYYIEMGLGKAWKPMAVFFAALAVICSFGSGNMNQSNTMAVSLEQSPLAIPAVWSALFFATVVAMVIIGGIQRIGRVTSFLAPGMAAAYVLGATVILILNIGDIPSSFALIVTEAFNPTSVAGGGVASFLLTLMWGVRRGLFSNEAGQGSAPIAHATAKTDEPVREGLVASLGPFIDTLVICTMTGLVIISSGAYKDKVERTFPVYTAEALMGNPASDQELLELRGADSEAASLPVQDGRLDGVGLVVFDGFVENLRLEDEAGAPWNGALRYDPEAKILAAEGGGVEPTVRGEVFLTGAELTTHGFMKGLGPVGQWIVIIAVLLFAVSTAISWSYYGDRATEYLFGSRFIPVYRWVFVGFFFLGAILPLEAVWTIGDVALGLMSFPNLIALILLSGSVVAMSKDYFSREQKPDR
- a CDS encoding DUF2442 domain-containing protein, whose product is MTELTPLADQVTVTDEELKVVLVDGRRVCVPLTWFPRLLEAPPEARNRWELLGDGEGIHWPDADEDLSVAGLLAGRPAAPISA